Below is a genomic region from Isosphaeraceae bacterium EP7.
CCGGACCGGTGGGCCGGCATCCTCGAACAGTCCGGCTGCGAGCAGGCCGTCCCCGGGGAAGTCCCGGACCACTTCGAGACGCGCAGGCTGACCAAGGATGGGCGGATCCTCGACCTGGCCGTGACCGTCTCGCCGATCCGCGACGTCTCCCAGGATCGCCGGATCGCCGAGGCGGTGCGCGAGGCTCAGAAGCAGCGGCAGAAGGTGATCGACGCCGTGCCCGCCCTAATCTGCTACCTCGACCGCGAGGGGCGCTACAGGCTGGCCAACGAGGCCTACCGGACCTGGTACGGGTTGGACCCCCGGGCGATGCTGGGCCGGACCGTGCGCGAGGTCCTGGGCGACCGAGAGTACGAGGTGACCCGCCCGCGCATCGAGCGGACCATGTCCGGCGAGCCTCAGAAATTCGAGCAGGACCTGCCCGCCGACGGGGGGATTCGGACCATCCAGATGACCTACACGCCCGACCTTGATGCGAGCGGTCGGGTCGTCGGCTGCGTGGTCCTGGGCAACGACATTTCCGAACGCAAGCGGATGGAGGAGACGCTGAGGGGGGGCGAGGAGCGCTGGCGCGGGCTCTTCGAAGGGATGGTCGAGGGTTTCTTCCTCGGCGAGCTGGTCGGCGACCCAGCGGCCGGCGAGCCGCTGGACGTGCGACTGATCGAGATCAATCCCGCCTTCGGCAAGCTGACCGGCCTGGACGTCGCCAGTACGGTGGGCAAGACGATCCGAGAGGTCGTCCCCGAGATCGCGGACGACGTGATCCAGACCTACGCGGAGGTCGTCGAGACCGGCGAGCCCGCGCATTTCGAAGACTTCGTCCCCGCCCTGGGGGACCGCTGGTTCGAGGCCAGGGCGAGACGGATCGAAGGACGGCGGCTCTCCGTGCTGTTCATGGACGTGACCGACCGCAAGCGATCCGAGGGCGAGCGCCTCGAGGTCCAGCGCAAGCAGGAGGCGCTGATCCAGCTGGCCGACTGCCTGCGCGACCTCAAGGAGGTCGGGGCGATCACGTCGGCGGCCATGGAGATCGTCGGCAGGACGCTCGGGGTCTCCAGGGCGGGCTACGGCCAGGTCGACCTGTCGCAGGCTACGGTCAGAATCCTGGACGACTGGACCGACGGTCGAGCGAAGTCCCTCGCGGGACGACATCCGCTATCCGACTATGGCGGAACCCTCCGCGATCGCCTGATTCAGGGCCAGGCCATCGCCGTGGCCGACGTCGCGACCGACCCGATCACGGCGGGCGAGGCGGGCCGCTGGGCGTCGATCGACGTCGCAGCGGTCATCATGGTTCCGCTCATGGAGGAGGGATCGCTGGCCGCGGTCCTGTTCATCCAGTCCTCGACGCCCAGAGCCTGGGCCGCGGAGGACCTCGCCTTCGTCCGGGAGGCAGCCGACCGCATCTGGGCGACCGTCGAGCGGGCCCGGGTCGTCCACGACTTGCGGGCCAGCGAGGAGCGGTTCCGGCAGATCACCAACGTCGCCCCCCAGGTCCTCTGGACGGCCGGCCCCGACGGACAGCTCGACTACCTCAGCGACCAACATTACGAGAGCACGGGCACGGAGAGGCTCCCCGGCCTGGCCGTCGACTGGGCCCGGGTCATCCACCCCGACGACCTGGAGCTGACCTATCGGGCCTGGGACCTCGCGCTGACCACGGGCGACCATTACGAGGTCTCGCTGCGGATCTGGAACCAGCAATCGGGCAGGCACCGCTGGCACCTGACCCGCGCCGTGCCGATCCGCGACGACCGAGGCACGATCACCAAGTGGCTGGGGGCGAACACCGACATCGACGACCAGAAGCGGGCCGAGGCTGCGATCACGGCGGCGCGCAACGAGGCCGAGGCGGCCAACCAGATGAAGGACGACTTCCTGGCGACCCTCAGCCACGAGCTGCGTACCCCGCTGAACGCGATCATCGGCTGGGCCAAGGTGCTCCGCTCGGGGCGCGCCGACGCCGAGGACTTCGCCGACGGCCTCGCGGCGATCGAGCGCAACAGCGAGGCGCAATCCCAGCTCATCGACGACCTTCTGGACACCTCGCGGATCATCTCGGGGAAGCTGAGGCTGGAGCTCCAGCCGGTCGACCTCGCCGAGGTCATCGACGCGGCCATCGCATCGGTCGGACTCGCTGCGGCGGCCAAAGAGATCCGGATCGTCCGGACGCTCGACCCCGAGGTCGGACGCGTCTCGGGCGATTTCGCCAGGCTCCAGCAGATCATCTGGAACCTTCTCTCCAACGCCCTGAAGTTCACGCCGCAGCGAGGACAGATTGGAGTGGCCCTCGTGCGAGTCGACTCGCACCTGGAGGTCAGCGTCAGCGACTCGGGCACGGGCATCCCCGCCGAGTTCCTGCCCCACGTCTTCGACCGTTTCCGCCAGGCCGACTCGACGACGACCAGGCTTCACGGGGGCCTCGGGCTCGGCCTGGCGATCGTCAAGCAACTCGCGGAGTTGCACGGGGGGGAGGTCCGGGCGACGAGCGCCGGAGAGGGCCTGGGCTCGACGTTCACGGTGAGCCTGCCGATCATGCCCGTCAACGCCGAGACGACCGGCCGATCGGCCCCCGCGGAAGTCGTCGCCAAGGACGACCTCTGGCAGGGGGGCAAGCTCGCCGGGCTGAAGGTCATGGTCGTGGACGACGAGCCCGACGCCCGCCAGCTCCTACGCCGCGTGCTGGAGGGGTGCCTCGCCGAGGTGACGGAGGCCTCGTCCGCCGAGGACGCGCTATCGAATCTTGAGTCGTCCGTCCCCGACCTGATCATCAGCGACATCGGGATGCCGGTCCAAGACGGCTATGAGTTCATCCGTCGGGTGCGCACGCTGCACACGGCCAAAGACCTGCCCGCGGTGGCCCTGACGGCGTTCGCCCGCGCCGAGGACCGCAAGCGGGCATTGCTCGCAGGGTTCCAGAGGCACATCGCCAAGCCCGTCGACCCGGCCCAGCTGACGGCGGTCGTCGCCGGCCTGGCAGGCCGCACGGG
It encodes:
- a CDS encoding PAS domain S-box protein — protein: MTPRPAGELDSLCAFVETSRGPCLVLDGAFRVASANRAFCEAFGLPAGQAEGRLVFDLDGGRWAFPGLRGLLDAALGGEVTDFEVEHDFGPIGIRSLRINARRVSRDGAAPGEEHVLMAIEDVTDRLQARELSQLLAAIVDSSDDAIVGKSFEGIITSWNRGAERMFGYTAEEIVGRQISTLTPPVEPDRWAGILEQSGCEQAVPGEVPDHFETRRLTKDGRILDLAVTVSPIRDVSQDRRIAEAVREAQKQRQKVIDAVPALICYLDREGRYRLANEAYRTWYGLDPRAMLGRTVREVLGDREYEVTRPRIERTMSGEPQKFEQDLPADGGIRTIQMTYTPDLDASGRVVGCVVLGNDISERKRMEETLRGGEERWRGLFEGMVEGFFLGELVGDPAAGEPLDVRLIEINPAFGKLTGLDVASTVGKTIREVVPEIADDVIQTYAEVVETGEPAHFEDFVPALGDRWFEARARRIEGRRLSVLFMDVTDRKRSEGERLEVQRKQEALIQLADCLRDLKEVGAITSAAMEIVGRTLGVSRAGYGQVDLSQATVRILDDWTDGRAKSLAGRHPLSDYGGTLRDRLIQGQAIAVADVATDPITAGEAGRWASIDVAAVIMVPLMEEGSLAAVLFIQSSTPRAWAAEDLAFVREAADRIWATVERARVVHDLRASEERFRQITNVAPQVLWTAGPDGQLDYLSDQHYESTGTERLPGLAVDWARVIHPDDLELTYRAWDLALTTGDHYEVSLRIWNQQSGRHRWHLTRAVPIRDDRGTITKWLGANTDIDDQKRAEAAITAARNEAEAANQMKDDFLATLSHELRTPLNAIIGWAKVLRSGRADAEDFADGLAAIERNSEAQSQLIDDLLDTSRIISGKLRLELQPVDLAEVIDAAIASVGLAAAAKEIRIVRTLDPEVGRVSGDFARLQQIIWNLLSNALKFTPQRGQIGVALVRVDSHLEVSVSDSGTGIPAEFLPHVFDRFRQADSTTTRLHGGLGLGLAIVKQLAELHGGEVRATSAGEGLGSTFTVSLPIMPVNAETTGRSAPAEVVAKDDLWQGGKLAGLKVMVVDDEPDARQLLRRVLEGCLAEVTEASSAEDALSNLESSVPDLIISDIGMPVQDGYEFIRRVRTLHTAKDLPAVALTAFARAEDRKRALLAGFQRHIAKPVDPAQLTAVVAGLAGRTG